In Nyctibius grandis isolate bNycGra1 chromosome 17, bNycGra1.pri, whole genome shotgun sequence, the genomic stretch CAGGCTCGGAGgtggccaaaaaaaaccctgccagAGCATCCCCCCCTCGCCGGGGATCAGCCCTTCACCTTTTGGGATGCGGCATCTCCATCTACTGGCTTTTCCTCCGTCGAAGGAGTGAGGTTTCGCAGTCTTGGCGAGGACACTCgaggtttttttccagcaattattattattttctaggAAATTCCAGCTGGAAACAGGCTCAGGGGTTATTTATTTACTCGCTGATGCTCGGCCTGGGCTGCTGAAATCCCAGCGGTGCCGTTCCCTGGGTTCGCTCTCTGCTTTCGAGCATCGAGGAGAGCATCTTCCAGCGCAGATGGAGAACGAGGTGACCCTAAAACCTCTTTCACCCGCCCTCCCCTTACTCCACCTGATACTCACCCACGCCGTCCTGCCCCAAGCAGTCCATCCACGCCAGGCAGCACAAGCAAGAGGTCATGAAAATAGTGTTAATTTATTAATTAGACAACGCTCACGACACCACCGGGGACCGAAAGCGGTACGTCATTCTCCCGACTGCACTTACACCTCGACGCGCTGGAGTGGagctaaaaaataaagagatttggggttttttggggtgttttttaaTGCTACAAAGGTCCCATCCGAAAGCAGAAGTGCTCTGTGGGAGCATCATGGTCCCTGGGCGTCGGGGATGGAGCAGCATCCTTAGcgagccggggccggggcggttTGTAAACAGTTCCTACACATCTAGAGGGGTCGCAGGGGAaggtggagggttttttttttcacagtgagcAAAGATGTGAGGCTGGGGTGGGTGCCCTCGCCATGAGAAGATCAGGGACCCTCTTCTAGGTGATGTTGACCAGCCAGGAGAGGAAAATGGACACAGCATCCCCCTGTGAAACGGTACCAGTGCCCAGCGTGGGGAGATGGGTCCAAGGCCAGCACGGGagcaggagagatgctggaggaagagcagagctggaccatttctcctcttcttctggATCCTCTCCCCCCCGAGTTTGCTTCTCCACCATCTCCTCCTCTCGGCCCCGGCTGTGGGATCGGTGGATTCCCAGCAGCAATGCCGAGGGTCTCCCCATGCATCCCTCCACTCCCcaggataaataaataaacgGCAGCGCCCACGGGCAGCCGGGCAGGAGGGAAGCCCCCCGCCTGCTATCTCACGGCGATGGACATCTTGGGCGTAGCGAAGAGCGATTCGTTAAGGGGTGGCCAGGATGGCTCCTGCTGGctcagctccttctccagccTCTTGAAAAGCTTCTTGGACGCTTTCTTCCGGCGCAGTTTGCGGAGGCAGCTGAGCAAGCCGTGGTCTAGGGCGGTCTGCAGCAAAAACGGGGTGGAGAAGGGGTGTTGGGGAGGCTACAGACCCCGGGGAGAGGGCAGAGCCGGTGCCAAGGAAGCCCTGCTCCCTCCGTGCCCATGGCTCCAGGAAAAGGGGTTGCTCGGACAGACCCAAAAGGACAACGCGTGTCCCTTGTGTCCCCAACTGCCACCCTGGGCTGACCCACCTCCAGCACGAAGGCGGCGAAGAAGTTGAGCACGGCgacccccagcagcagcagcttgaaaTTCAAGTCGTCGATGGCCTGCAGCTTCAGTAGGGTTTTGGGGAAGCCCAGCGGGTAGAGGGTCAGCCAGATCATGAGGCcgaagaggaggatgaggacTACCAAGAAGAGCACtaagggcaagaaggaagagggttgagtaggaggaggaggaaggtttgATGTCTCCCTTCATCCACGTGGCCAGCACCCTCCTCACCGTTGGTGTAGAGCGGCTCCCGGAACGGGTACCCCTTGGACATGGCGACGGCCAGGATGAGGTACTGGAAGCCCGTGACACAGAAGAGCACCGTGTTCTCGTAGTTGGGCAGGTTTTGGGGAGCTGTCACCGTGCTGTTCAGCGGCACGTACCTGAGCCAGGcaggggagaaggcagagggTCAGATGAAGTGAGGCATGGAGAAGGTCTAAACATCAACCCCTTGCTCTCCATGAGCACACAGGAGTTGTTCGCTGCAAGGTGGCTGGACGCGTCCTTGATGCCAGCCAATGTTGGCCAAAACCAAGGACAAGCACCTGGGCTTTGTTGCAATCCTCCGTGCTGTTCCCATCACCCaacctgcccacagcagggtcCCTTACCAGCTCTGCGAGACGGTGATGAAGTAGCTGAGGACTTGCACGGTGATGAGCAAAGTTGTCTggaggagcaggctgcccagcacCAGGACGCTGATCAAGGTCCCTTGGGGACGCTCCAATCCCAGCTCCTGGGCAGGACCGGTGCGACCCATCAGCACGGCCACGGTGGTGGTGATGATCAGGTCAAAGAAGAGGAACTGGAAGTCGCTCAGGTTGGTGTTGATCTGGGAAGGAGAAACCACCTGCTCTCAGTTGGGGGGGCTAGGAAAGGTCACGGGTTAAAACCCAGCGGTGACAAGGTGACCCAAGGGCACCCCTGAGCATCGCAGGCATTCGGGCAACCGTGGGACTCACCGTGTAGAGCAGGAGGACGGACACAAACTGCACCAGGCTGTACAGGGCCATGTACTTAAAGACGCCGAAGGAGGTGACCAGTGAGCACCTGCCCTCCCTGTGGAGAGACAGAGGGGACTCACCCGCcagccacagaatcacacaatcagtgaggttggaagagccctctgggatcatcgagtccaaccatggccctgacaccaccatggcaactagaccagggcactaagtgccatggccaggcttttcttaaacccctccacagatggtgactccaccacctccctgggcagccccttccaatggctaatgacccttgctgagaagaaatgcttcctgatggccaacctgaacctcccctggcaaagcttgaggctgtgtcctcttgtcctatcgctggttgcctgggagaagaggccgactcccacccgctacaacctcccttcaggtagttgcagactgcactaaggtcacctctgagcctcctcttctccaggctaaacacccccagctccctcagccgttccccGGAGGTCACGACACCCTCTCCGTGAGTTGTCCCAAAGAGGGGACAGGGGTACTCATAAGACCCCCCCACCCTGTTTTTATCCCCACCACGTGGCTCCCGGCAGCTCACCGGATGACGGCCGGCACGCACTCGATGTTGGCCAGGCGGGAGGTGAACGGCGAGGCCACCGACGCCTCCGCCTCCGACAGCGAGATGCCCACGTCGGCTGCCTTCAGTGCCCCGCAGTCGTTGGCGCCGTCCCCGCACATCCCCACGCAGTAGCTGCGGCGAGAAGGGAGACGATATTTCAAcgatgggatgagggggaaaaacCCTGCGGTCTTCAAGGTTGCACCCCCGAATTTAGGAGAACTCCACATCTGGGAGAGGGCAGGATGCCATTTCGCAGCTGCCAACCGCTCTGGCACACAAGAGATGTCTCCGGGCAGGGGACTAACCCCCTTTGTCCTCCTCTGTCCCCCAtcctgtggggctggaggggcttACTTGAGCTCTTGCAGGCTGCACACCAGCTGAGTCTTCTGGTCCGGCGACATGCGGGCGAACACAGTGGCTCGGATGAGGATCTGCAGAGAGGGGAAGGTTCCGTGTTCGTGTCTCCCAGGGATTTTGAGCTTTTATTTTGAGCTTTGccagctcagcagggcagaggggaaaaaaaaccccaaaaccctcatagaaccatagaatggtttgggttggaagggaccttaaagaccatctcgttccaaccccctgccacgggcagggacaccttccaccagaccaggttgctccaagccccatccaacctggccttgaacactgccagggagggggcagccacagcttctctgggcaacctgggccagggtctcaccaccctcacagcaaagaatttcttcctaagatctcatctcaatctcccctctttcagtttaaaaccgttccccctcgtcctgtcactccatgtccttgtaaaaagcccctctccagctttcctgtagccccttcagggactggaaggtgctagaaggtctccctggagccttctcttctccaggctgaacagccccagctcagggTACTTTGTTTTGGAGCTCTGAGGCTGCAGCACGAGGTCGACCTCGCCAGAGGATCCCCCCGCCGTGGGACTCACCCTGGGCAGCAGGTCGGGGAAGTGCTCTTGCAGCACGGCGAAGGACCGGCCGTTCAGCGCCAAGTGGTAGGGCTGTGCCTGGAGGACGCAGCCGTCGCGCCGGTGTGGATCCTGCCAAGGACAACAACTCCTTTTTCTCTGCAGCGGGGCTCCGACTCGCGCTCGAACCCCTGCCCACGCTCTGAACCCACATCCTCAACCCGTGCGGCGCAGGGGGTGAAGCAGCTTCTCTTAAGCCTCCGTTTCACGCACATAAATGATGGTATTTTGGATAAAAAGCTCGTGTGACCAAGCGCTTCACGCCAAGCCCGGAGCAGGACCTGAGCAGCGCGGTGCTGGCTGCACCCGACGAGGGTGTTTGGAGCATCAGCTCCAGCCTGACGTGCTCCCAGGGCCAAACAGGAGCAGGTTGTCTTCTCCTAAAGGAGGCATTTAATAAGGGGCAGAATCACACCCCTAATTGCCTCTAAGGGTAACGACGCTGGGAAAAAAGAGTCCCTCAAGGTGACCGGCAGTTTGGGCTTTacaaaccccccccaaaacgTGGCCTCGGGGCTCACCTCTGGCTGCTCTTCGCCCTGGGAGTGCTCGGCGAGGATGAATTTGAGGGCGGCGGGTTTGTGGTGGCCGGGCGGGGAGGCGTTGGCGAAGATCACCCGCTCTTTCGGCTCCACCATGCGGCAGCTCTTGGCCATGTTCACGGCCGTCAGCATGTTGTctcctggaagaaaaagaggcagcGAGGATGAATAATGGAGAGACAGGGCCTGGCACGGCTGCAAGTCAAGAATCagagtcacagactggtttgggttggagggaccttaaagaccatccagttccaacccccctgccacaggcagggacaccttccaccagaccaggttgctccaagccccatccaacctggccttgaacactgccagggagggggcagccacagctgctctgggcaacctgggccagggtctcaccactctcacagcaaagaatttcttcctcagatctcatctcagtctcccctcttgcagtttaaaaccgtcccccctcgtcctgtcactccatgcccttgtaaaaagcccctctccagcttttctgtagccccttcaggtgctggaaggtgctagaaggtctccccggagccttctcttctccaggctgaacagccccagctcgctcagcctgtctccacagcagaggggctccagccttctgagcatctccgtggcctcctctggactcactccaacagctccgtgtccttcttctgttggggccccagagctggacgcagcactgcagggggggtctcacgagagcggagcagaggggcagaatcccctccctcgccctgctggccacgctgctggggatgcagcccaggacaccgttggctttctgggctgcaagcgcacgttgccggctcatggtgagcttctcgtcacccatcaccccaagtccttctcctcagggctgctctcaacccattctccgcccagcctgcatttgtgcttgggattgccctgacccacgtgcaggaccttgcacttggccttgttgagcttCGTGTGGTTCTCACATCCCACCTCTCAAGCatgtccaggtccctctggatgacatcccttccctccagcgtgtcaccgcaccacacagctcgGTGCCGTCCCCAAACTTGCTGAGcgtgcactcaatcccacaaGAAGAGCAGCTCAAATCTGCTGCatccccctctcccaccccccacAGCCACGCTGGGGGTCCCTTTGCTTCCCCATGTTTTGGAGGTGAGCTCCAAAATCTCCTTTCTGCCCTACCCCaaagaaaggcagcagctccGCACCTCTGCTGCCCTCACCAAGAAGCAGCCTGCACCCCTCCAACCCTGCCAGCCGCCAGCCCACCGGCAAGGTGACACAAACAAGTAGCAGGGATGCACAAAAACAGGGGCCAAGAGTCCTCGCCGTGCCTCCCGGCTGCTTCAGGCCACCGATTTCTGGTGGAGAAACCCTCCACCCCCTGCACAACGTCAAGGGTTGTCCATGTTCCACCTCTCCCCCGAGCCCGGCGTCCCCGTCCCCCCGCGCAGGGTCACCTGTCACCATGACGGGGCGGATGTTGGCGTTCCTCAGGAGGTGAATCACGGGCGCAGACTCTGGCTTGAGGACATTTTTCATGACGAGGAACCCCAGGAAGGTCAGGCTGCTCTCCGCAGAGTCCCTGGTGGGATACAACGAGCTGTTcaatggggcttggagcaacctgagtggaaggtgtccctgcccgtggcaggggggttggaatgagatggtctttaaggtcccttccaacccaaaccagtctatgattctatgattaattccttgcaggctgcagggcagcaaAGCATCCCATGAAATGATTGGAGTGAACATTTAAATGGCGAAAAAAGTTGTCGGCACCAACCTCTGGAGCTGCAGGGCTTCCTCGAAGGTCGTCACCGTGCTCAGGGGTTTGCAAGCCAGACCCAAGACCCGGAAACCATCCGTGGTGTAGTGACGCAGCATCTGGGAGAAATCCACGGGCACTGCCAGCCCCGAGGAGAAAAGCAAGGTCAGAACAAGCCCTGAATGAACCTGGGCTGCGCAGAGCTGGCGAGGGGAGCTGGGGCTCCACCTCCCCGAGGACTGAAGGGCTCTGGATGCTTATCCAGACTGCAACCCTCTTCCCTGTCTTCTGGCTCCTATTTTCTTCCCCCCGGCCCATGAGGTTGGAGCTAATCCAGACCAAAGCCTCTGGAaactgccctgcagcatcaccgAGGGCAACTCCCTGTGGGGGTGGGCTGCAGAGATGCAGACAGATGGTGGAGCAGCAGGACCGGCCGCTTCGTGGCTGGGAAGTGGCAGTGAACCACCGCTCCCCAGCACGTACCAGTTTCCTTCCGGCAAAGGCTGGCCACCATCTCCGGCGCGCCCTTGGTGTAGACGTGAGCTGAGGCTTCACCAGGCAGCTTCACCAAGACGCTCATCCTctgcaaggaggaggagaaggggaaacgCTGGAGGATCCCCAGGGGTGACTGGTGCTTCTGCGGAGGAGAGGGAGCAGTGTCAGGGACTCCTCTGGGAGGTACAACCTCTCCAGGGGCTGTGAAGGGCAACGGCCCCTTGGGGGTGCAGCCCCAGTGACTTGGGGAACCTGAGCCACTCTGGTCTGCAGGACCTACCCTGTCTCGTGGCTGTTCTTCCTCGGGTGGAGGTTTCATCACAGCCAAGACCTTCGTCCCAAACTGCTGGAAGGTGGGCAgctcaccttcctcctcctcctcctcctcttccatcaTCTCCAGGTGCTGAAACCAAGGCAGATGCCGAGATGGCAAAGCCCTGCCTTGCAAGCCCCAAGCCCCATCCACCCCATGGCTGGTTTTAAACACCCCCTTCTCCTGGCAGAGCAAGATGTGGGTCGTCTCCCTCTTTTATCGACACGCAACTTCACCCACGGCTCGTCTTACCCAGCCGGTGGACTCCACCATCTTGAGGTCCACGGGGTCCCCAATGGGCTGTGCATGCAGCAGTGACACGGTGTGACAGGCAGCCAGGGAGTAGAGCAAGGGACCggcgggcaggcggcggggcTCGTGGACGATGGGCATGAAGTGGTTGTTCTCCAGCGGGACCACTCCCCAGACATCCAGACCTTCCTCTGTCAGGGTTCCCGTCTGCAGGGACAGCGTGGTGGGCCCAGGCCAGCCCCCCTCGAGCTGGAAACCGTGGTCCCACGGCGCTGCCCAAGACCCACCTTGTCGAAGCAAACCAGGCGGATCTTCCCGCAGAGGTTGATCCGGGGAGGGCTGATGCAGAAGATGCCCTTTTTCTTCAGCCTGTTCTGGGCGTAGATGGTGCCCACCGTCATGGCAGCCGGGAGAGCCGGAGGCACGATGACGGTGACGAGGTCAAGGGCACGGATGATGATTTGCCCCACGGGGACCTGGcaggtgaggaggaagaggggcaTCGTGATAGCTCTCACCCATCTCCACCCACATCAGCTGATGGTCCCAGCACCAGCCTGAGCATGAGGATTCACCAGCTCCTGCCACCCTACCTGGTTTTTCACCAAGATGAGGATGCTGTACAGAGTGCCGACAAAAGCTGCGTGGCAGGGAGAACGGGCTCGGTTACAAAGCAAAGCAGGTGAAGGGTGGGTTCAACCATTTAAGAGGAGtctggctgctcccagccaggcCTCCACGCTCGAGACGTACCCAGGATGGCGAGGAACAGGACGAACTTCACAGCATCCTTGTAGAACTTGAAGCTCACGGGTTTGGGGTAGAGGATGGAGCTGATGAGATCCCCTTTGGCCGTGCAGAACCCTGTGGGAGAGGGACAGCAGGTAAGCACGTGCAAAGGCACCGCTCTGAGGGATGGGGCTTAATTCTGGTTttcatagaaccacagactggtttgggttggagggaccttaaagaccatccagttccaacccctgccacgggcagggacaccttccaccagactaggttgctccaagccccatccaacctggccttgaacactgccagggagggggcagccacagcttctctgggcaacctgggccagggtctcaccaccctcacagtcaagaatttcttcctcatatctcatctcaatctcccctcttgcagtttaaaatcgtcccccctcatcctgtcactccatgtccttgtaaaaagtccctctcccgctttcctgtagccccttcaggtactggaaggtgctagaaggtctccccggagccttctcttctccaggctgaacagccccagctctctcagcctgtctccacagcagaggtgctccagccctcggagcatctccgtggcctcctctggactcgctccaacagctccgtgtccttcttctgttggggccccagagctggacgcagcactgcagggggggtctcacgagagcggagcagaggggcagaatcccctccctcgccctgctggccacgctgctggggatgcagcccaggacaccgttggctttctgggctgccagcgcacgttgccagctcatgttgagcttcttgtcacccatcacccccaagtccttctcctcagggctgctctcaatccattctcctcccagcctggatttgtgcttgggattgccccgacccacgtgcaggacgTGTTGaaccttgttgaacttcatggggtttgcacaggcccaactctccagcctgtccaggtccctctggatgccatccccaTCAACGCTGTTACCTGTGCGGGTCACCACGGCCAGCACTTCTCTGCCCACGTAGGACTTGGCTTGGATGACCTGCGTCCCGCAGAACAGGGTGTGCCGTCGGTGCTCCTCGGGGGAATAGACCATGctggctgcctggctgctggccgGGAGAGGGGTCTTCATCACTGGCACGCTCTCCCCTGCGGTGAGGAACATCACGGAGGGAGGTTTATCACCATGGGGGGGTCAGGATCCAAGCAGCCTGcgtgggaaggggctgcagtAGGGCCACCGAGAGACGAGGCTTGTCCTTTTGCCCAAAGCCCCCAGGGATAGCCGGGGCACAGGGGTGCAGCCCGCTGGATGCCGGGGCTCTCACCCGTCAGCATGCTCTCGTTGACCATGCACTCGCCCGTCAGCAGCGCGGCGTCGCACGGGACCAGCATCCCGTCCGCGGGGAGGCTGATGCAATCGCCTggcaccagctctgcagagctcaccaccacctcctctggaaaaaaaaagcgtgGCCGTGCTCGGGTACGTTCACCCTGGCACCGTCCCGAAGAGCTTCGTGCTCGGAGCACACCACAGGCACCACGCTCACCTCCGCCGGGGCGGCAGATTCGGACGCTGACTGACATCTTGGCCATGTTTTGCAGCGTGGTGCTTTGCTGCAAGGGAAGGAGCAGTCAGCAGCTCGAAAAGCCCAGCAAAGCGCCCGTAAAACAGGTCTCGAAGGCTCAGGACCACAGATGGAGGACAAGGAAACCTGCCCTGCTGTTGGAGTAGGGGTTGTCCTCACCCAGCTGGGCTCAGAGGGAGGCCAGCACCAGCACAGAGGTGAAACAGCATCAGAAAATGGGCTGTTGCACTAGAGCTGCTTGTCCCAAGTAAGCCCACCACCAACCTTCCTCGTCTCGTAGAGGGACAGCCCCAAGGAGATGGTGGAGATGAGGAAGATGCAGGCGGCGTAGTAGTAATAGGCGTCACAGACCCACAGCACGATGCTGAACACTTGGAAGATGTAGAAGGGGTTGAGCACCTGGAAGGGAACAAGGAGAGAGAgcaggttttggggtgggggaagagctTCCTTGAGACCTCCAGGCTCCTTGAGGAACAACTGCTTACGCAGAGGAGAAGCTGTCccttccctggggctggggatgaACTAGGTGACTTCTTACAAACCCTCCGTCCTCCCCGGCTTCGCTCTACGGTCAGGACTCCCGAGGATGCTCAGCCACCTCTGAAACTATCTGGGGATCCTCCTGGCTGAGCTAAGAGGCAGGATGggtcctgctctgccttctctctgcCCAAGATGTCTCCCCTAAAGTCCTCTCTCCCTGCCAGCGAGGAAGGGCCCGTAAAGCACTTGTGGTGAGGGAcatggagcaggggaaggatcTGGCCTGGGCCAACTCGGAGTTTCGAAGCACGGCCTGTAGATGCACACCTCCTCCACCAACAGCCTCGCGTAGGACTTGACTGGCACCTCGATGAGGTTCGGTCCATAGATCTTCCTTCtgcaaaggggagagaaaaagcaagggaGAAGCAAATGCATGTGAGGGAAAAGCTACATCTCCAACCCAAGGGACCCTCACGCTGCCCAGACCTCCATGGGAGCCTGGTTACATGGAGAAGCCAACCCAGGGCAACCCAGCCCACCTACTGTCCTCTGTTTTGAGGTCTGAATGGAAGAAAAGCCATGCTCCAGGATTTGCTGGCCCCTGGAGAAGCCTTGTCTGGGCTCCCCGGGTGTCCCACAAAGCTGGTAGATCCCTACCTGGTGCTGTGGTCTTGCTGgtccagcccagcctgggagAGGTGGAGATCTGCGCAGGTCCAGCCTTCATCCAAGACGCTGGCAAGCCCGAGGGGAACGAGAAATggagaaacagagacaaaatCAGCAGGAGCCCGGCTCAGCGGAACAAACACCACGTCCAAGTCCTcggtgacaaaaaaaaaacccctttgggAAAGGGAGAGCATCTTGTTCCTCAGCCTTTGGAGCGGGAACAAAAGGGACACAGTTCGGAGAGCTCGGGAGGGACCAGCCAGCACGGGGCAGCTGCCAAACTGCTTCACCCCGTTCCCTCTGCCCACAAAGATGGGCAACATCAACAGCTCGGTGCGGGGAGGGGCAGCGCGGCTTTCCCCGACCCAACGCCCTGGGGATGGTCTCCAAAGGCTTTGCAGCATGGAGAAAAGCTCCAGCATGGTTATGTGACTTCCATCCAGGTCAGGATCATTTTGGGGAGGGGCTGAGGGGccaaggagagcagaggagagatgaTGAGAGGTGGCCGTGGTGGGGGGGATAGAGAAATACCTGACTTTGCAGTACGCCTGCCGCTGCTCGACCCAGACGTAGCGCATGCCCTCGAAGAGGTAGTACCGCAAGATGTTCTTCTGAGCAGAGCGGGATGGAAAGAACCAAGGTGTTGGTGGGACAGGAGAGCAGCTCACGGCACGGGAGGGGATTCACAgggtggaggtggggagggtCGCTAGCGTTACCTCTTCTTTCTCATGGAGCCGGATGGTGTCCCGGCTCTCCTCCTCGTCCGACACGCCGATGGCAATGCTGGTTCTCCGGTCCTCCAGCCTGGTCCCGGGGTGATgctgcaggctgctcagggTGGCAAACCAAGGGGCAATCCCTCCCCATCCACCAGCCCCCTCCCTTGAAGCCAAAAGCCCACATGAGCCCCTGCCTGCCGGCGTCGGGGGGGACGTCAGCCCGGCTCACCTGCCCTCGCCCAGCGTCTCCGTGCGCACGCGGGTGGTGAAGCACTGTCCGAACCGGTCCTGTGACACAGGCAGGGTGTGAGCAGAGGGGAACGGGGAGCTCCCTGTGTGTCGCCCCTTCAAATGGGGACAGCGGTGCTGCCCTGCACAGGAACCACGGGCAGGGAGTCCCCGGCCACCTGGCTGGGACTCGGGGACAGCAAAGAGAACTGCAAAGCCAGGCTGGCTGCTACGGAAGGGGAAAGCGCAAGATTATTCCAGGAATAATCATTATTCTGGGGACAGcacatcacagaatcccagagtggttaagggttggaaggcacctctggagatcatccagcccaacccctgcccaagcagggtcacccacagcacgttgcacagggtcgtgtccaggcggggtttgaatatctccagagaaggagactccccaccctccctgggcagcctgtgccagggctctggcaccctcacagtgaagaagtttttcctcatattcagatggaacttcccatgtttcagtttgtgcccgt encodes the following:
- the ATP13A2 gene encoding LOW QUALITY PROTEIN: polyamine-transporting ATPase 13A2 (The sequence of the model RefSeq protein was modified relative to this genomic sequence to represent the inferred CDS: inserted 1 base in 1 codon; deleted 2 bases in 1 codon; substituted 1 base at 1 genomic stop codon), which encodes MGLCKEPQLRGTEAVVAMLVCSSKSFAARKTQGADKRAKGLGEPCWCLPWLCTSPAPFPRPLSRWVXCQLFSPGSFGIVCVTVTCRGRVTGQRRGAPCPQHPPAWPRWPXAALHGGGDTEPSHLLGLIRGCVIAAAGSPSPWHLLNNPLDQLAFIFYFLSFFDSADSSRLLGNQQPAYGTLQRGADKSPMEVTGYQTKTWRVALCHACSVLTAGLLLILFHWKPSLEVQAKCKPCALGQADWVIIRDRFGQCFTTRVRTETLGEGSLQHHPGTRLEDRRTSIAIGVSDEEESRDTIRLHEKEEKNILRYYLFEGMRYVWVEQRQAYCKVSVLDEGWTCADLHLSQAGLDQQDHSTRRKIYGPNLIEVPVKSYARLLVEEVLNPFYIFQVFSIVLWVCDAYYYYAACIFLISTISLGLSLYETRKQSTTLQNMAKMSVSVRICRPGGEEVVVSSAELVPGDCISLPADGMLVPCDAALLTGECMVNESMLTGESVPVMKTPLPASSQAASMVYSPEEHRRHTLFCGTQVIQAKSYVGREVLAVVTRTGFCTAKGDLISSILYPKPVSFKFYKDAVKFVLFLAILAFVGTLYSILILVKNQVPVGQIIIRALDLVTVIVPPALPAAMTVGTIYAQNRLKKKGIFCISPPRINLCGKIRLVCFDKTGTLTEEGLDVWGVVPLENNHFMPIVHEPRRLPAGPLLYSLAACHTVSLLHAQPIGDPVDLKMVESTGWHLEMMEEEEEEEEGELPTFQQFGTKVLAVMKPPPEEEQPRDRKHQSPLGILQRFPFSSSLQRMSVLVKLPGEASAHVYTKGAPEMVASLCRKETVPVDFSQMLRHYTTDGFRVLGLACKPLSTVTTFEEALQLQRDSAESSLTFLGFLVMKNVLKPESAPVIHLLRNANIRPVMVTGDNMLTAVNMAKSCRMVEPKERVIFANASPPGHHKPAALKFILAEHSQGEEQPEDPHRRDGCVLQAQPYHLALNGRSFAVLQEHFPDLLPRILIRATVFARMSPDQKTQLVCSLQELNYCVGMCGDGANDCGALKAADVGISLSEAEASVASPFTSRLANIECVPAVIREGRCSLVTSFGVFKYMALYSLVQFVSVLLLYTINTNLSDFQFLFFDLIITTTVAVLMGRTGPAQELGLERPQGTLISVLVLGSLLLQTTLLITVQVLSYFITVSQSWYVPLNSTVTAPQNLPNYENTVLFCVTGFQYLILAVAMSKGYPFREPLYTNVLFLVVLILLFGLMIWLTLYPLGFPKTLLKLQAIDDLNFKLLLLGVAVLNFFAAFVLETALDHGLLSCLRKLRRKKASKKLFKRLEKELSQQEPSWPPLNESLFATPKMSIAVR